TGGGACTCCAGGATCTTATCATGAGGGTAGAACCCCTGGTCCACCATAAAGAAGATCATTATAATTGCTATGGCTCTTAGGACCACCAGGTCGGCGCCAGTCAGCATTGAGGCACAAGCCAGAGTGGCCGAGGCATAGGGACACGGCAAGCCACAGTAAGTGAAGGGAATTCCTGCCatagaaatgaggggtatagtCACGGCATTAGGGCAATAGGGCATTAGGGGCATTACTGGGAATCAGTATCAGAGGGAGCAGAACCCTATCCTAATGCTGAACTGCACCTCCCCTGTCATTGGCCGGCTTCATACCCCGCATCTCATTAGCTACCCTGCATCTCATGAATACATAactaacagtttatattatgttaagtgacctatcacctgacaggaagtgatacagctgtgtgctccctcagagatcagctgacaggaagtgatacagctgtgtgctccctcagagatcagctgacaggaagtaatacagctgtgtgctccctcagagatcagctgacaggaagtaatacagctgtgtgctccctcagagatcagctgacaggaagtaatacagctgtgtgctccctcagagatcacttgacaggaagtgatgcagctgtgtgctccctcagagatcagctgacaggaagtgatacagctgtgtgctccctcagagatcagctgacaggaagtgatacagctgtgtgctccctcagagatcagctgacaggaagtgatacagctgtgtgctccctcagagatcagctgacaggaagtaatacagctgtgtgctccctcagagatcagctgacaggaagtaatacagctgtgtgctccctcagagatcagctgacaggaagtaatacagctgtgtgctccctcagagatcagctgacaggaagtaatacagctgtgtgctccctcagagatcagctgacaggaagtaatacagctgtgtgctccctcagagatcacttgacaggaagtgatacagctgtgtgctccctcagagatcagctgacaggaagtgatacagctgtgtgctccctcagagatcagctgacaggaagtgatacagctgtgcgctccctcagagatcagctgacaggaagtgatacagctgtgcgctccctcagagatcagctgacaggaagtgatacaggtgtgtgctccctcagagatcagctgacaggaagtgatgcagctctaactgtaacaggaagtagtgtgggagcaaaaggcagaactctgctcattcattggctaatggggcctagcatgtatgtgtaccttagcgtgtttgtgtgcactgtgactcctatgatcccagggggcggcccttagtacttaaaatggcagtttcctatttaggattagccaatggcacttactgctaaataagtatatttatatggaaaTGGGTATAATGAGGTTCTGAGCAGGATACAAGGGCCCAACCCAGACACAGAGTTCATTGCTATTTcagttgaactataactcaccaCTTGAGTAGAAACACAGGCGGATGAACACAGCCAGGACATAAACGATGAAGAGAATCCCCCCCGCGGGGCAGTTAGTGTGAAGCAGCAGGGCAGTCGCTATTCCGAATGATGTGAAATCTGCAAAGTCAtccagcttggcccctacagggaCAGCAGAACCTCTCAGTGTGTCCAATGGGCAGTCCAGAACCCGCCCCCCCCTCctgattggattcacttacccgggggggggggtttcctgtctgaccatgggaaagagagcagcccaggagcaggaagtacaaagaatcagagctctgtacctgggtaagtactggggggagattggattcacttaccgggagggggggtcctgcctgaccatgggaaagagagcagcccaggagcaggaagtacagagaatcagagctctgtacctgggtaagtactggggggagattggattcacttacccagggggaggttcctgcctgaccatgggaaagagagcagcccaggagcaggaagtacagagaatcagagctctgtacctgggtaagtactggggggagattggattcacttacccagggggaggttcctgcctgaccatgggaaagagagcagcccaggagcaggaagtacagagaatcagagctctgtacctgggtaagtactggggggagattggattcacttacccggggggggttcctgcctgaccatgggaaagagagcagcccaggagcaggaagtacagagaatcagagctctgtacctgggtaagtactggggggagattggatttacttacccagggggaggttcctgtctgaccatgggaaagagagcagcccaggagcaggaagtacagagaatcagagctctgtacctgggtaagtactggggggagattggatttacttacccaggggggaggggttcctgtctgaccatgggaaagagagcagcccaggagcaggaagtacagagaatcagagctctgtacctgggtaagtactgggggagattggattcacttacccagggggggggttcctgcctgaccatgggaaagagagcagcccaggagcaggaagtacagagaatcagagctctgtacctgggtaagtactggggggagattggattcacttacccagggggaggttcctgcctgaccatgggaaagagagcagcccaggagcaggaagtacagagaatcagagctctgtacctgggtaagtactggggggggattggattcacttacccagggggaggttcctgcctgaccatgggaaagagagcagcccaggagcaggaagtacagagaatcagagctctgtacctgggtaagtactggggggagattggattcacttacccagggggggggggttcctgcctgaccatgggaaagagagcagcccaggagcaggaagtacagagaatcagagctctgtacctgggtaagtactggggggagattggattcacttacccagggggaggttcctgcctgaccatgggaaagagagcagcccaggagcaggaagtacagagaatcagagctctgtacctgggtaagtactggggggagattggattcacttacccagggggggggttcctgcctgaccatgggaaagagagcagcccaggagcaggaagtacagagaatcagagctctgtacctgggtaagtactggggggagatcggattcacttacccagggggaggttcctgcctgaccatgggaaagagagcagcccaggagcaggaagtacagagaatcagagctctgtacctgggtaagtactggggggagattggagtcacttacccagggggaggttcctgcctgaccatgggaaagagagcagcccaggagcaggaagtacagagaatcagagctctgtacctgggtaagtactggggggagattggattcacttacccagggggggttcccaGGCCATTATCATCATGACTATTGGTTCCCCCAGATCTGACAGACAGGTAAAGGGGGCAATTATATCACCCCTCAGTAGGGTAAGTGGCAGGGCTGGTGGGTAAAGGCTCAGGGTAGGAGAGCTCAGCAGGGGGAGGACAAAACACTGAGCTTTAACTCTGACAGGCAGTTAATGGGGGGGATGGGATGGCAATACCCCATTAGTAGGGGCCAGTATTATAAAGAAGGGTAGGTAGCCGTGCCCTATTGGTGCCCACTGTGTGCCCTGTACATGCCGGGGCTGTAGCTTTGAGTACAGATATAGAATGCCAGGGAAGGTGGCACTGCTGTTGGCACAGGGGCTGCGGTTCTGCCCGTATCGGGCCACTCAGCTATAAATAACCCAACTGGTTGGCAGGGGCCCAACTCCCGATACAATGGGAAAGGAATGGGCCGGCGCCGCCGCTGGAAACTGGGAAATATCTGAATCCTGCTGGGAGTTCCTGGGGGTCAGAGAGCGGAACCGGCGCTAAAATCTCTAACTGGTTCTATTGGGCCCTGGTACTGGTATCAGTATTGCCCCCTGGGCACAGTTGGCTATTCCCAAATCCCATCATTCTTTATTATATTATGAAGGGTTAAAATAcgtgggagctgtagtccagcaatggCTCCTATTAATATGCAGAAGAATCATCCAATGAGAATCTCAGCTGACTTGCTCCATATTCTTTGTTTGTGCAACTGGAGGAGTTAAACCCATTGTTTCCATTACAGACCAATTGGACACAAgtctcttacccccccccccccccatgtttgaTCCCAGTGTCACATTATGGAGCCAAAATGGCACAATCCTCTCCCTATGCAGGATAAGAGCAAGGTCTCCTGGGAGTTAGGGTGGAACCCAGTAAGGTAGattgaaataaaacaaatatctTTTCCCAGTTGTGAATTCCCAGTCCTTGATCAGGGTCACAGGGGTATTTACTTACCCAAGGCTGAACATGCATTGAGTTGCCTGGCAACTGCCCCATCCGCCAAGTCCAACATGAAACTGATGAGGAGGAGCCAACAGGCCGCCTGGCGACACCTAGTGGGTAAAGGGACCTCTCCATCATAAACGGGCAACTACCAGCCGTGTCTCACATGTGTTACTATAGGGACATAGGGTGAGAATACTTGGGAAGGGTAATAGTTAGTGGCAAGGAGTTAGAGGAGGAAGAGATGGGACATAGATCTAAAGTAGTTAggtgggaagggatacagagttggaagagatgggaagggatacagagttggaagagatgggaagggatacagagttggaagagatgggaagggatacagagttggaagagatgggaagggatacagagttggaagagatgggaagggatacagagttgaaagagaagggaagggatacagagttggaagagaagggaagggatacagagttggaagagacgggaagggatacagagttggaagagacgggaagggatacagagttggaagagatgggaagggatacagagttgaaagagaagggaagggatacagagttggaagagatgggaagggatacagagttggaagagaagggaagggatacagagttggaagagatgggaagggatacagagttggaagagatgggaagggatacagagttgaaagagaagggaagggatacagagttggaagagatgggaagggatacagagttggaagagatgggaagggatacagagttggaagagatgggaagggatacagagttggaagagaagggaagggatacagagttggaagagatgggaagggatacagagttggaagaga
The sequence above is a segment of the Xenopus tropicalis strain Nigerian chromosome 7, UCB_Xtro_10.0, whole genome shotgun sequence genome. Coding sequences within it:
- the tmem269 gene encoding transmembrane protein 269 isoform X1, with the protein product MLMQFPPSGLVQHSRKLMDHAQPSHHQILEFVRRNAANFLSLANLLMGLTSVLCSLNGCRQAACWLLLISFMLDLADGAVARQLNACSALGAKLDDFADFTSFGIATALLLHTNCPAGGILFIVYVLAVFIRLCFYSSGIPFTYCGLPCPYASATLACASMLTGADLVVLRAIAIIMIFFMVDQGFYPHDKILESQLWKKAVFVGGVCVMFLSFSPLVCLYHLTWSLSYILFPESLWNCKV
- the tmem269 gene encoding uncharacterized protein LOC100144932 (The RefSeq protein has 1 substitution compared to this genomic sequence); translated protein: MLMQFPPSGLVHHSRKLMDHAQPSHHQILEFVRRNAANFLSLANLLMGLTSVLCSLNGCRQAACWLLLISFMLDLADGAVARQLNACSALGAKLDDFADFTSFGIATALLLHTNCPAGGILFIVYVLAVFIRLCFYSSGIPFTYCGLPCPYASATLACASMLTGADLVVLRAIAIIMIFFMVDQGFYPHDKILESQLWKKAVFVGGVCVMFLSFSPLVCLYHLTWSLSYILFPESLWNCKV